The DNA window ACCCTGCGAGACGTTCAGCCGCGGCACCCCCGGGGCGTCCGGTATGTCCCGAGGTCGGGACCGGCAGCGTTTGCATGCTGAAAAATTGAGCGGGGCGGGAGTGCAATGCGTATTGTCAGCACGACAGAAGGGCTTAAAATCATCCATCGAGCACCTACATGTCACAGCTCATGGAGAGCTGCGACGGAAAGCATGGGACAACTGGGATCGGCGAGAGAAACATGCCACGCGACGCTTTGCGGATGAGCCGTGGGGACGACGAAGGCAACAGAACGGGGCGCGGCACGGCAGTCATCACGCGCACCAGGACCAAGACGAAGAAGCCGAGTCTCTATCGCGTACTGCTTTTGAATGATGATTACACGCCCATGGAGTTCGTCATTCACGTTCTGGAGCGGTTCTTCCAGAAGGACCGGGAGGCAGCGACAAGGATCATGCTGCACGTCCACAATCATGGGGTGGGCGAATGCGGTATCTACACGTTCGAAGTGGCCGAGACCAAGGTGGCTCAGGTCATGGATTTTGCCCGTCAGCATCAGCATCCGCTGCAATGCGTGATGGAGAAGAAATGAGGTCATGAATGCCGGCTTTCTCGCAGGGCCTGGAACGCGCGCTTCACCAAGCGCTCACCTATGCCAATGAACGCCATCACGAATATGCCACGCTCGAGCATCTTCTCCTGGCTCTGATCGACGACACGGATGCGGCCGCCGTCATGCGGGCGTGCAATGTGGATCTCGACGAGCTGAGGCGGACGGTCGTCGACTATATCGACGGTGAGCTCGACAATCTCGTCACCGGCTATGACGAGGATTCGAAGCCCACGGCCGGCTTCCAGCGCGTGATCCAGCGCGCCGTCATCCATGTGCAGTCCTCCGGCCGCGAGGAAGTCTCCGGCGCCAACGTGCTCGTTGCGATCTTCGCCGAGCGCGAGAGCCATGCCGCCTATTTCCTGCAGGAACAACAGATGACCCGCTATGACGCGGTCAACTATATCAGCCACGGCATCGCCAAGCGCCCCGGCGCCTCCGATGCCCGCGCGCCGCGCGGGGCGGACGAGGATCAGGCGGGTGCCGCCGGCGCGGAGACAGAGGAAGGCGCGAAGAAGAAGCAGCAGCAGGACGCCCTGTCGGCCTATTGCGTCAACCTCAACGCCAAGGCGAGGGCCGGGCGCATCGACCCGCTGATCGGCCGCGAAAGCGAGATCAACCGCACCATCCAGGTGCTTTGCCGCCGCTCCAAGAACAACCCGCTTTATGTGGGCGATCCCGGCGTCGGCAAGACCGCGATCGCGGAGGGCCTCGCCAAGCGCATCGTCGAGGGCGACGTGCCGGACGTGCTGGCCGATGCCACGATCTTCGCGCTCGACATGGGCACGCTGCTCGCGGGCACCCGCTATCGCGGCGATTTCGAGGAGCGACTGAAGCAGGTGGTCAAGGAGCTCGAGGATTTCCCCGGCGCCATCCTGTTCATCGACGAGATCCATACGGTGATCGGCGCGGGCGCCACTTCCGGCGGCGCGATGGATGCCTCCAACCTGTTGAAGCCGGCTCTCTCCTCGGGTGCGATCCGCTGCATCGGCTCGACCACCTACAAGGAGTTCCGCCAGTTCTTCGAGAAGGACCGGGCGCTGGTGCGCCGCTTCCAGAAGATCGACGTGAACGAGCCGACGGTGACCGACGCGATCGAGATCATGAAGGGGCTGAAGCCTTATTTCGAGGACTTCCACAGGGTGAAGTACACCAACGAGGCGGTGAAGGCCGCGGTGGAGCTTTCGGCCCGCTATATCAACGACCGCAAGCTGCCGGACAAGGCGATCGACGTGATCGACGAGACCGGCGCCTCGCAGAAGCTGTTGCCCGAATCCAAGCGGCGCAAGACGATCACGGTCAAGGAGATCGAGACCACCATCGCCACCATGGCGCGCATCCCGCCGAAGACCGTCTCGGCCGACGACGAGAAGGTGTTGGTGGGGCTGGAAGCCGAGCTGAAACGCGTGGTCTACGGCCAGGAGAAGGCGATCGAGGCGCTCGCCTCGGCGATCAAGCTTGCCCGCGCGGGCCTGCGCGAGCCCGAGAAGCCGATCGGCTCCTATCTCTTCTCCGGCCCCACGGGCGTCGGCAAGACCGAGGTCGCCAAGCAGCTCGCGGCTTCGTTGGGCGTGGAGCTGCTGCGCTTCGACATGTCCGAATATATGGAGCGCCACACGGTCTCGCGGCTGATCGGTGCGCCTCCCGGCTATGTCGGCTTCGACCAGGGCGGTCTGCTCACCGACGGCGTCGACCAGCACCCGCACTGCGTGCTCCTGCTCGACGAGATCGAGAAGGCGCACCCGGACCTGTTCAACATCCTGCTGCAGGTAATGGATCATGGCAAGCTGACGGACCACAACGGCAAGCGCATCGACTTCCGCAACGTCATCCTGATCATGACGACCAATGCGGGGGCGGCGGACCTGGCAAAGCCGGCGATCGGCTTCGGCTCGTCC is part of the Chelativorans sp. AA-79 genome and encodes:
- the clpS gene encoding ATP-dependent Clp protease adapter ClpS; this translates as MSRGDDEGNRTGRGTAVITRTRTKTKKPSLYRVLLLNDDYTPMEFVIHVLERFFQKDREAATRIMLHVHNHGVGECGIYTFEVAETKVAQVMDFARQHQHPLQCVMEKK
- the clpA gene encoding ATP-dependent Clp protease ATP-binding subunit ClpA; protein product: MPAFSQGLERALHQALTYANERHHEYATLEHLLLALIDDTDAAAVMRACNVDLDELRRTVVDYIDGELDNLVTGYDEDSKPTAGFQRVIQRAVIHVQSSGREEVSGANVLVAIFAERESHAAYFLQEQQMTRYDAVNYISHGIAKRPGASDARAPRGADEDQAGAAGAETEEGAKKKQQQDALSAYCVNLNAKARAGRIDPLIGRESEINRTIQVLCRRSKNNPLYVGDPGVGKTAIAEGLAKRIVEGDVPDVLADATIFALDMGTLLAGTRYRGDFEERLKQVVKELEDFPGAILFIDEIHTVIGAGATSGGAMDASNLLKPALSSGAIRCIGSTTYKEFRQFFEKDRALVRRFQKIDVNEPTVTDAIEIMKGLKPYFEDFHRVKYTNEAVKAAVELSARYINDRKLPDKAIDVIDETGASQKLLPESKRRKTITVKEIETTIATMARIPPKTVSADDEKVLVGLEAELKRVVYGQEKAIEALASAIKLARAGLREPEKPIGSYLFSGPTGVGKTEVAKQLAASLGVELLRFDMSEYMERHTVSRLIGAPPGYVGFDQGGLLTDGVDQHPHCVLLLDEIEKAHPDLFNILLQVMDHGKLTDHNGKRIDFRNVILIMTTNAGAADLAKPAIGFGSSRREGDDMEAINRLFSPEFRNRLDSVIPFGALPVPVVHQVVQKFVMQLEAQLAERKVTFDLSDDAVAWLAEKGYDERMGARPLGRVIQEHIKKPLAEEVLFGKLRRGGTVKVTVETKENGETGLKLETIPDDAPVKPKRETPPARKAAAKRSTAKKAKPKTAKRPPAVQEPPKRSLVPQLPRKS